Within the Poecilia reticulata strain Guanapo linkage group LG13, Guppy_female_1.0+MT, whole genome shotgun sequence genome, the region TGGTGAACATAAGAAAAGGAAAGCTAACTTTCAATACGCACCGAGTGGATGACTAAGTGCAATCATATCACTGGTAGTGACGTAGTGGTGCAGTGATGATCTGAGTTTTTGTTCATCTCCAccctgattttgttttatatgtccACCAGCCGCCCCTCATCCCTAAATTTGAGATTTGAGGCAGGACTTCTAGATCATAAAATGTCTGATGATGACCTCATGAGGTAAAAACAGCCCTTAAAGCTGCACTGGCACAGCTGTGAAAATAAGACGTCAAACCATCTCAGACTAGCTGTTCCTTTGTTTATGaagtattcatatttttgctGTTCTTAGGTTTAATAACTGCCTAAAATCCCTCTCACTTCACAGAGACATCAAGCCTTCtcagtttttgaaaatgtttcattaacaTTACTTTCCTATTCTCTGCAGTCTGTCCCACAACACGTTCTGTTCATTGCAGTATGAACATAATTCATTCACGTAAgggttctcttttttttttttttcctgttttttacgAAGTTTCAATGTTGCTCTTTGGACTTGTACCTTTCTGGTTTTGGTCACATCTGAGAAAGTTGGGTGTGAAACGGGACCAATTGCTGTGGGATGTTCTGTAGCAACCAGGTGTCAGACCCAGCAGAAGGACGTTTTATACCCAGTTTGACAACCTCCAATTTGATGTCATTTTCTGAATTGTACtcaaaaatgtgtgtgaaatatATGGAAGTATATCCATAGTTTGGTCAAAAGATACTTTcaccatccaaccatccattcATATTCTTCCACTTATCTGAGATCAGCTCAGGTCCCCAGCAACACACTCTGACTTACTCTGTTATCCCAAGACATCCCCAGATGAGAAGGAATACATATCTCGTTTTGTGTCTGTCCCGCAGCGTCCTCTTACTGGGATAACCTCACAAGGAAGGCGTCCTGATCACATGCCTTAAACACTTCAACTGATTATTTTCAATGGGAAGGAGCGGTGGTTCTGCCTTGAGCTCCCTTCAGGCAATCAAACTTCCTTTCCCTATAGCTTAGACCCTTTTTCTCAGACATGTTCACACttctactgtatttttttattgctttacctatttatttatttattacttattcCCTGTGTAATGCAAATAACAGAGGAGTTACTGCAataaccaagtatttttagtttttcctaaCTAAGCAAatctcattttctgaaatggtATAGGAAATGTCAGTGagtaatatttatataatattagTAATATTATAGAGTTAGGGTTTCAATGTTAGTAATATTTTGCCAAACTGTCACAAGATTTTATCAGCACTTTgtatgtttaagaaaataacaattCAGTTGATGAAGTTCAAGTATTTATCTAAACataagtttttacttttttacagacataaattataaataaaatattccaaatgtttttggagGAAAATAGGTTACGTTACCAGCATGAACAGCTACTCTATCTATGAGCAGCTCGACATGTACAGTAAATGTGATCTACTGCACATGGCGGTGGTCGTTTGTGCAGATATAACATTACACTCTCGTAGTGTGTTGATGCGATGAGTAAATGTGAACTTACCCTGTCCAACACCAGTAGCTCCAATTAAGCGAGTTACTTAGCTGCTGGTGTAATGATTTCACCCTGTCAGTCATTCACTTTGGTAAACGTCCAGCATCCATAACAATTCAGTCTTCCCTCACACTCCACCATCTCCATTgccttttattctttgtttgtttatatttttttcttgtctttctctcCCTTCCCAACATTCCCATCTCTTCTGCCTTTCCTCTCCCTCTCATAGAGGTAATAGTGTCCTCAGCCAGTTCTCTATGGGTTCACTCAGAAATACATTAACCCTTAAGTCTTTGGCCtacttgaggaaaaaaaaaagaaaaaaacctcacCTTGATATTCAGTGAAGGACACAtgcacatacatacacacagcCAGCTGCATTTCCTCCCACCAGTGATTCACATATTGATGTTTCCCAACTGGGACAAGTAGATACTTGATAGCGGGgctaaaaatatcaaacatacCAGGgtattacaaatgtgcacaactGTGAATATATGTACTGCCTGTTCACACACATGCAAGTACGATCAGACGTACTGTACTAATGGTGTAAGTGTAAAGGTGATATCAGCACAGACTCAGGAGAGTGCGGCAAAGAGAAAGGGAACAAGGAGATAAATGATAGTGAAGAGCTCTGAAGCAACAGGGGCATGAAATCTATTTCTGAAGGGGTGGCATGCTTTTCACATATGTAAACGATAACGCGTCCACTTGATGATAAGGAAGAACTTACGTAAGACTTAAAACTGAGACTTTCGCTTGGTTTCTGATAGGTTTCccctaaaaaaaattgtttttatgaagcATTTTGACTTCAAATCTGCTCCCAAGTCCTTTGCAAATAATTACTCCAAATGGATAATTGCTCACAGCGCATGTTTAAAAGTGAGATCAAGTGCTAAAGGTTTTTTAGTCATCTGAAATTACTGGCTTTACCTTCTCAGTATAATCTCCACCTATATGTTtataaacttaaatttaaaatcctTATTTTGCGATATTCACAGGTATTGTTTCTCAGGCTACTTGCCacaaagtcatattttgcaCAATGTAAACAGgcattttgtaataataaaactcTCAGTGTGGTTTCAAACAAACAATAGACAACACACACTATATTGAAGGTAAAGTAATtatatattgataaaataattgttagtaaTAACATTCATGAATAGAAGAGGAATCAAAAAGATCAATACCAATATgatcatttaaaacatgctaTGCAAGTTTATGCACAGGATGAAAACACATCCAGACGACATGTTCTCTAAACATGTCCAAGTGCAATGTGATCCTGGACAGTTCAGTGTCGAGGACAAAATTTATAAATAGATCCATGAGAGTAGGAGAGACATCAGAGAAACAGTCTGTCATACCAAAACCAACATAACATATCTAGCAAGACTTGAATGCCAACAGAGTTCTCCCAGCGCTTTTGGaaattggagggaaaaaaaagctaaacaccACAGTACCATAGGATATCAGCATAAATTTGTTTGTAGTTAATTCCTATTTGGGGGATTCTgattacacatttttatgtcaCTCCTTCTGCAAGTTAGCATTACAGACATACCTTGACCACTGCACTAGTGCTGAGAAGTCAGGCTGTATTGAGGCCATTCAAAATTTCTGTCAAGGAATTTTGAATGAAGTGATCAATTCATTCACTGCTTAAAAAAAGggttgtgcatttaaaaaaccCTGGTAAATGTTATTGTTGAACATCCATCAAACtattttcttacacctttgtccctagTGGGGGGTTGGAttaggtgctggtgcccatctccagctgtcaacggGCGAGAGGAGGGGTACAAACTAATATTcagatgaacaaaataaaatctcactaaacaacacaaagtagccaagtaatacaaaaacaaccaagacaatttaatttaaattaaacaaaaacatgaggaATTAATCAGTGTTAATCTTGgactcagtttttttcccccaccttCCCAACTAGACTCCTAACATCACTGGAATTCACTAGGGTCCCACTGTCCTCAGATCATTCTTACCCCATGGAGATTTTCATTCTAGGCATTCACCACTTGTATTAGaattgcagaaaatattttttattccctCTGTTGGAGTCAGAGCTGCCCTAACAGGAGcctgtttttaattccttctAGTCACAGCTATTCCAGCAGGAACTCTACAGATTCAGGTTTTGTGCACTTTCTACAGGTGTTTCTTATAAGCAAGTTGTGTTGCCATCGTAATAAATCCTGTGGCTCCCTGCCAGCGGCTGGTATGAGCGAGTGCCCAATATACAGAAGCCACAGTCCTCAAGGCAGCCGTCCTACGTTCATGTCCCTGAGACCTTTGCTGTGtgtcttcctctcttctctctcgACTGTCAATAAAGGCTTAtagtgctgaaaaaaaaatgcgtACATGCAGAATCATGGATGGGACACAAATTGCAGAAGAAATTTGCAAGAAGTAGATATAATAGTGTAACAGTTTTGAGGGCCTTGGGCTTTTGGAACCGGCGTCTGTAAGGCGAGGTGGAATTTCTGACATTGATAATTTTGCACAGATGAATAAGGAAATGGTGTTCCTACTGTGTTGAGGGATCTTGTAGACTTAGGGGTGATGCTACAACCCATACATGTCGTATTAAAATTTGTTCACAGGGGAAAAGGTTTGTGCCACATGAgatattttcctttaattttttatttttttcgtttTTGGGCTCCATTTACTGCAGTGGCTGTCTTTAGTGTGGAAACCTCTCTTAAAATACCTAGTAAAGCATTTCAAGGCTTTTTTCTGCACATGAGGTTATTTCCAACAATAGCCCAGCCGCTGATCCTTCCAGGAAGGTGTCACAGTAGAACTTACAGCAGGCCAGGTGTAAGttctctgaaaagaagaaaacaaaaacagagagagagaacatcAGGTTTAAGGGTCAACCACTGCAGACAATGCATAATGGAGGATAGCAGGTGAAAGTAGCAGAGTGAAAAAAGGTGGTCAGTGTTCCCTCCAGCAATCCACGTCTACAGCAGCATAAGTGGATTCCACGTTCTCTGCTCTCCGTAGGAAAGCTCTTTGAAGTTTCCACCATCATGGGAGAGGATGTTTGGATTTTGTGATTTCATTGCAGCCGTTGAACAAGCTCACATTAAGGGTGTTAAACAAACAACACATCTTCACAGCAAGCTGTGAACGTATCTTCTTGTGTGTGGTTTTCACTTCTAAgggtgtatttttattttctctttgaatttaatcacattattatctcatgttttattgtctttatgaCTCTTAATTTAATTCTTATTTAGTTTGTCACTGTGCAAAGCACTTTTGGGATGTACGTTTTTCAGAAGTGTGAAATATTATGacgtgtttttttattgttattatttaaaactaatcaTGCAATATTACCATACTTTGAGGATTTCTTGGAATAAAAAGTTTCTGGTTGCCAGTTCCTGTTTAGTATTAGTTTTAGATGAAGAAATGTAAgttgtgaaaaaatgtgaatctgtctaaaacattttagaatgtAATATACAATGTGGTGTTTTTATGCTCCAATAGTGATTTATGCTTCCTTTTTTATGGTTAAGTTTAATATTAACCAGACTCTATCTTTAGGTATTTTTCTctgaatgttgtgtttctgtttgtcgtTCAGGTGCTTGGGGAGTTGGTGGATTGGAGGTTTCCACGGGTAAAGTTTCCTCAATAGAAGCAATGAATGGCTCCACAGTTCTGCTGCCCTGCACTTACTCATCTTGCATTGGCATCAAAAACCTCTATTTCAACTGGAAATACAATGACAATGGAACTTTTTTAAAGGTATAACTAAATATTATATGTACGTACAACCACTCAAagtaaaaagtgcttttaaactGAGACAGTACTGCAACTACAGGCCTATTTTCAGCAAATACGTGAAAGTTGATTGGATTTTTACTGCCTTTTACCACTTCTCTATGTTGTTTCTGCCTTACAACTAAATTTAGAACTGAACTtggctttgactagaccaggCATTTAAAACATagtactccttttttttttgttcttttttctttgccttcAAAAAAACTGATATATTTACTACCATCAATAATCCTTTCAATTTTAACCTCATGTTCTAGAGCTCAGTTATGTAATAATCACCACAACCTgacatgtcaaaataaaattattttacttggGGAATTGGTTTGTGCCACATGAgttattgtcctttttttttactttgagctCTGTTTATTGCAGTGGCTGTCTCGAAGGCACCTTTCTAAAATGCCAGGCAATAAGTAGTAAATCATTTCAAACCCCCTTGTTTTGCAtgtaatgtgacatttattctGTACAAATCATCTGAAGAACAATCTATTTGCTCAATCTCATTGCTCAAGTCCAAACCTCCTTAAAGCAGAAGTGTCCAAAGTAAATCCATAAGGGCTGGTATCCTACATGTTTTAGCTCCCTCCTTACTTCAACACCCCGGCTGTACTGAGACAACTGAAACATGACGGATATCGGCCCCTGCGGacagactttggacaccccGGCCGTAAAGTAATATTTCGATGATCCACATTGTAattcattttcaacatttaatccTCTCACACCTATCACTAATAGTAATGAATCCGATTTACccaaaaataaagttcagcCTATGCTGTACTTGTAATTTTACAATTTGAAGCTGAAGACAGAATTTGCAGACAGATTACAACAAATCAGAAGAATGTCATTgtacaaaaatgttcatttgctGAACGTGAAACAATGGAAAAGGTAAATAACTGGACAAAATGACAGACAACTTgagattacaaaataaacacagtaaCCCCCTCAACAACAAAGacatgattatttattttgtcattacatggacacacacagagagtAGTTTTGATATTTGAGAAAACATAGTGTTTCTGTgtatacagaaaacaaaattattgtttttttaaagttatggtTCCACTTTTGTCCGTTTTGCCCCAGCCTGTCTCTACCTGCAACATGTTCAGATCTTtctaaaagaacattttgattgACTGTGTCAAAAGCAACACTGAGATCTAACAAgcaatttttatcttttctcttcCAACACATACATGTATTTGTTTGTCATTGATTTGCACACGATAATTGTCATTTTATGCAAGGGGAATATTTTGAAACGGTTTACCATGCCCTTTATGTTATATCACAAAAACAGGcattttcaaatactttttataCTTCTAAGTACTTCTTTATTAACCAGAATTCATGTTTAAGTTTTAAGCTGTAATATGCAAGAAACAATTCcaagaaaacaattttgttttagagTACTTGGAAATAAAGTGGATAACCTATGCTTTCTGTCTAAGTAGATGTTTATGTGTACAGCTGTGTGAAGCAGAGATTCCCACGGAGAAAGTGGAGCCAAAGGTCAGTGTTTTCCATGAACGCGTTGAGTTTGTTGGCTCCTCAAAGACAAACAACATCTCCATCTTGTTGTGGAACATAACTTTTGAGGATGAAGGGGAATACACCTGTTTTGCCAGAAACCCAAAGGAGAAGAACCGCAACCACAGTGCTATCTTCACGCTTATAGTGGTCGACCAAAGTAAGTGACTCATGTAGTGTTTGCATACACCTAGAACATGTAAATAAACTTAATGCCATTCTTTCTCTTGCTCTTTACAGTGAAGGAGGTCGACAACACATTGACAGTCATTATTGTCTCAGTTCTGGGTGGAGTCATTGGTTTAGTTATCCTCATCATGGTGATAAAGGCAGTGGTCCTTCATGTTCTACACAAGGGTAATGAGAAGACGTGAGTATGACACCAACTAGAGTATAGTACTTTGCaaaaccacacattttttttgcatgttgtcACATTACTACCTCAAACTtgagatttcagtttattttcttgcGGTTTTATGtctgaccaacacaaagtagcacctAATtagaagaaggaagaagaaagatACAAAGTTTTCAAAGGTATTGTGCATATAGTCAGCACCTGAGCCAATCCTTTGTAGTTCCACTGTTTAATTATAGTTGCAAGTCTTTTGAGGTACGTCTCTGCCGGCTTTGCACATGTAGATTTCTCTTTTAGAAATACCTCAAACACAGTGAAATAGGATGGAAAGTAACTCCAACCATCCATCGGTTGTCCTCTGCTGATTTGGGGCCGGATCACGGAGGCAGCAGCCTAATCAGAGAAAGGCAGCTGCCTCTCATCCTAAGCATCAGCCTGGGAATCCTGAGGCGTTCCCTGACCAGCTGAGAAATATAGTCCCTCCATCATGTTCTGGGTCTTCCTCCCTCCCAGCTGCCTAATAGTTTCCATGTACATGGATTGGCTGCTCCTTTGCTACACCATGCATCGCCCCGAATGGGCCGCTCTAACACCTACAGTAGTTTTTAACTATCCATTGTGGCTTCAGCGGTGTGTCTTTTGTCATGGTCTGCTGGTAGGTGAACCCATGTTGTCCCAGTTCCAAGTGTTTCGCAGTGCTAAGCAAACTTTATGTCGGGATCTTGGGTCATTTGAGTTGGTTTGGGTTTTATAATGtctgtgttgctttgattaGATCAGCCgtgtttctattttaatttgGTTCGGTCCTGTCCAGGTGATTCTGGTTGTATTAGGTGTCCTTCTTGTGCAGTGCTTTCTGTGTTTACTTTTATGTTTCTTATGTTTAGTCATTCTTTATTGTTAGATTAAATTCCTAGTCCCCAGTGTGCCTCCCTGTGTCAattcctcttctctctctcccctcacacctgcaacccatTAGCTCCTCGTTAATTTATTCCATCTCTACCTTCCTCgttgttgttttcaaagaaaaagaataaagccTTAATATCATGcttgtctttgtctcttctgTAGTAAAGAGTGCCTGGTGAGCTCCTCAGGGAACGACAATACAGAAAATGGACTTTCAGGAGCCAAAGCTGACAACAAAGCTACACCAAAGGCTTAAGTGTAATGTAATGATTgtatgtttgtaaatatgttagAGGATTATacatgctgaaagaaaaaaaaagctcttatCAATGGACTGTTTTATCCTCCTACTAGAATCTAAATAATGCAACTTCTGAATATCTATTTTAAATTATGCTTGAGATCTGAAGTGTAGACTGTGCAAGAAGCTGGATCACTCTGTATCTATTGTGAAAGCCCAGTAGGCGCACAGTGTGCTTGCTGCCTGTTCTACGACTCATCGGTAGGTTACTGAACTCAAAGCTTCAGAGGTTTTAGTCACGTCTGTCTGTAATTGTAGAACTGCCCATTCCATCACTTCTTTAATCCACTACACCTTAAGATAGTAATCTGTTTAAATTATCATCATTTATATTATCACATTATAGCCACAGGCATGGATTAAACTGTTCAGTTTGAATTTTtaccatttaatttaaattcatacTTGAATCCAGACAAAACTAACCAACACAGTCCACAAACTTGCTGGTGTTTAATCTACaagtcacaaataaaaataaaaatttttcaATCATCAgcaaacataataaatgaaacgaTGCATGTACATTACTGCCATAGGTGTTGTTAGCATTAACAACTTGATATTTTGCAACTGACTCAGAGTTTGAAACCATAACTTACTGCGCCAGTGAGTAATGAGGCAACTGCACATTTCTTCTCGGTTTTTCACGTTTACAACCAGGGGCGGGCGAGATCCACATTGATTTGCTTCACTAATGTCAGTGGAAGATTGACAGTACAGTACATCTGGCTAATCACTGTGTACAGCTTTTCTTGTGGGACAGAATGATCCAGTTGAGCACAAGTTTTAAGGTTTTGGTTTGGATAAACACTGGTGCCTGTTCTGCTTTTGCTCCCTCTGCTGATGGGAGGATAAAACTCATTAACATCCTAAAACTCCCCAAACCCTCCAAGACAATCCTGAGAGTACCATTCTCCCCACAGAGACGAATGACTTTAATCCTGCTGCTTCTAATACTCAATGCAATTTTAGCACGTGAGCATTTTGTATATTCTCACATGAGCGAATGCTGCACCATTACACACCAACAATAGTTTGTGTCTCATTTAGCATTTCCAAAGCCGGCTtaattgctgaaataaacaCTTTACACCAATTTAGGGTTATTTAAATTGTGAATCCCCACCCCCATTTCTGTAAAACATCAGCCTATTGGAGGAGTGTAaggtgttgttgttttggttagTTGATCTACATGAAACTAGCCTGGATTCCAGCTTTAACCCTCAAAGAAAACCTAagcaaaacatctttaaaatacattgcaCAGCACAAATTATTATTGAAATTCCAGTAAAAAGAAGGTCActgaaaaacaatctaaaagcTATTGAGTCATACAGTTAAAACATAGTTACTGTTCCCGTTTCATAGAGAAGTTATATAAACTTCTTTATGTTCTGAAAGGAATTTATAATCATACCACAAGGCCTGTGGGTGGTTtactaagaaaaaataacattatatttAGAGTTAACACATTAACACAGGGAAGATAGCATCTGGTGTCCATGAGAGTTTGTGGTACCTCGTGTGCACCAGATAGGAGAACCccagtaggagcttcttaaggAGACAGaagccaatttcaaggtgtcagattgtaaagtcaaatttcttataagtcatgtttgatatatgcagcatttttataacaactgaaggtaacacgtttacttgattgtgctataaaatgttacTATATGCCTGGAGAGTACATAATAAAAGGTGATAATAGAATAGAGGAAATGTGGGCTGCAACTGTCACCATAAatactaaattatttttgtacagtttcacTGATTGGAGTAAATGTAAATAAGCATAAGCACAGGCGAGTGAGTTGGAGAAGAAAGCAAttacacttttcagttttgcaagttttactttagttttttattatccatcttgaaattttttttatttttataaataattttggtagaCATGTAATGTATGAATATGGTAAGAACGCAATAACCAAAGTACATGATGCACTTTCTGTATATTATTTACAGTGGAGCCTACAGTGGCTCCACTGTAGGCCACATCAAAACTTGGCATATGTTTGACAAAAGTCTTGTAGTAGAATGGCTGTCCTCTCTTTGGTCTAAGCTAGTTTACTGGGTGTGAAATTTTAGTCATTCATGtttacagtatttacacaaaaaattgAAACACGGGCTAATCACCTTTATTAATAACAGAAAGCAACAAGTGCAGTCTATCCTCTTCTAAAAGATGATACAACATATTGGTTATTAAGGTTTATTaaggtttattttctttacaatttGATTTTGATAGacacaaataagcaaaaatagTGAATAactatttttcatattttataccAGTTCCACATTAGTTATTCAGCTAGTTATGTTATATCTTAGTTCGGCTTTCTGCTTTGGTAGCGACCCTGGAGTACGCTGCCCGGGACTTGCAAAGTGAGTGATTGGCGTCACTACTTTTGTTCCTGGAAACAGAAATGATTCAGTTAgccatatttttctttcatgtagGCCacagaaaaatgcagaaactttattttagcCAGCTGAATgtcagtgcacagcaacagatAGGAGAATGGCAGTGCTGTGATACTTTATGCACCATAAAGCCATTTTAAGGACCGGAAACCATAAGAACAGTGCGATGGataattttagtgtttatgAAACTGTCACTTCTTGAAAAACTGGATATAGTTTGATATTCATAAACAGCCCGTGCTTAATGCGCAGCGTCTAGCATAGTCTACATGTCAGAGTAGTCAGTAAGTTTCATTGGTCAGGTACTTTAAAGTTTGGTCACCGAACATCACAAGAAGTTTCCTTTTAGGTTGTAATTATTATGTAATTAGTATCCAGTAAAATTGTACAATTTTAGCAACTTTTGATGCTAAGTAGTTTGAAAAGTGAAGaacacagaaatgcaaaaatgcaTGTTGGAGCATGCCTTCGTAAAGTAACAGACAAAATTCCTATGAAACTGTACAGTCAATAAAATCTCCATTTCCCCCATTTCAAGGTAACCATAGCAAAACATTGTGTTAAAAGCACTTAGGAAACCAGagaatctatttatttatttatttttttagatttacagcaTGAGGTCACGTCCCTGCAGCAGGCAGACTTGACCCGCTGAACACACATTCAAAACGTCAGCAAGTGAAAGTCACACGTATACAGAAATCCATCCACACAGAGACTTACATGCTCCTAGCCACTTTAATACTACGAGATTGTAGACCGgcctttcaaagaaaaaaaatcacgcACTTTACTAAAGCAAAATGCAACTTTGTACAAAGTTATAAATgatgtttatgatttttttccgcACATTGTATTATTTGAATTCTTCATTTGTACCAGTTCCTTGCTCTCTTTTATGAGAGTGC harbors:
- the scn4ba gene encoding sodium channel subunit beta-4, producing MASVDSTGLSVSGRLRSGDLLHAGLILVLLLGAWGVGGLEVSTGKVSSIEAMNGSTVLLPCTYSSCIGIKNLYFNWKYNDNGTFLKLCEAEIPTEKVEPKVSVFHERVEFVGSSKTNNISILLWNITFEDEGEYTCFARNPKEKNRNHSAIFTLIVVDQMKEVDNTLTVIIVSVLGGVIGLVILIMVIKAVVLHVLHKGNEKTKECLVSSSGNDNTENGLSGAKADNKATPKA